A window of Solanum stenotomum isolate F172 chromosome 9, ASM1918654v1, whole genome shotgun sequence genomic DNA:
catagacagtcagtcagttagtattgagtctctcatttatgtatatatgtaaatattctattttgagactcgagttgccgtTTTGGCCAGATTTGTATCATTTAAGTTGTCTTATGACCTTTCATTAAATTGAGTTATTcggttgagttaggtttccgctgagttaagaaagccaggccaagggttcacttggagCCAGCaaggtctccgagtgccggtcccgcccatagtgtaggctcggggcgtgacaaacttggtatcaaagcaagTTCCAgggtcctagggagtctatgaagccgtgtttgTAGAGTCTTAGTTATTCAGCGCtgcatctataattaggaggctgcaacatttatgaactatctcacttctttcatattcatctcgtgcgttagagtttatctctaaaaagtttctttctaattcgtgcttgcgcgtgtttcagaGGATCATGCTTCCACGAAGAGCAGTAAGAGTTCATCCAGCTATGAAGAGtgttgaggaacaagagttaccgAATGCCCTAGAAGTGGAAACCCAAGAAGAGATCAAATATGCTGATTTTCGTGAAGCTATCCGGATGTTAAGTCAAGTTACGACCTATCATGTTGGGCAGGGAGATAATCGACACGAAGTGgttgatacttcaaggatccgtGAACTCTTAAGGATGAACCCACCAAGCTTCAcaggttcaagtgtcactgagaATCCgaagaacttcattgaggagcttAAAAGGGTATTTGATGTGATGCAAGTTGCTGAGTCGGAGAGGGTGCAACCAGCtgcataccaattgaagggtgtcgctagaaTCTGGTTTGACCAATAGAAAAAGAATAGGACTGAGAATGCATCAGTAGTGAATTGGGTTGTGTTTGAGAGTGCTctcatggggcgtttctttcctcgtgagTTGCGAGAGGCAAAGATCAAagagtttctcacccttaatccggagtctatgagtgttcatgagtacaatctgaagttcactcaactttcccgctatgctccggagatggttgctgacatgaggagcatGATGAGTTTATATGTggctgggttgtctcgtcagTCAAGCAAGGAAGGCAAGACAACTATGCTGATAGGGGATATAGCAAGATTTATGATCCATTtacaacaagttgaggaggataagTTGAAGGATAAAAAAGAGTTTAAGGAAAAGAGGGCTAAGATAGTAGGGGACGAGTTCAGGAAACAAAAGAATGATGCCAACCAATCATCCCTCCCacagaaacagaagggacctgctccactATCTGCTAGTGCACTTGCACCTGAGAACAAAGATGGGTACAATAGAAATTCCTATAGTTTCAGGGCTAGACTTGCCTATCCTCAAGGCAGTATGGTACCAAGGGGTAGTAAGGCTCCTTCAtatgctaggtgtggtagaacccacccaggtaagtgtcgtcAGGGCCAGACAagttgttttaagtgtggacaagagggtcactttgCAAAGGAGTGCCCTAAGAGcaggcaaggtagtggaaatctggGCAAGagggcccaatcttcttcagttgtccCATCAGACAGAATGACACCTAGAGaagctacttctagtaccggtGGAGGGGCAAACCACCTATATGCCttcaccagtcgccatgagcaagagaactctccaaatattgtcactggtatgattcgAGTCTTTgactttgttgtttatgctttgctaggccccagagcgagtttatcttttgtaactacTTATGTTGCAAGTaagtttgatattcttcctaaaagactttgtgaacccttttgtgtttctacacctgttggggagtctattctagcagaaagagtttatcgtgattgtcctgtttccatcaatcacaagagcaccatggctgatttggttgagttagacatggtagatttcgatgtcattctaggtatggattgacttcatgcttgttatgcatcgatagattgtagaactcgagcagtcaagtttcagtttccgaatgagcctGTTATAGAGTGGAGTTGTAGTTCAGCAgggcctaagggtcgtttcatttcgtaccttaaggcgagaaagttagttttgaAGGGTtatatctatcacttagtccgagttcatgactctagtgttaaGATACCTCATTTttagtcagttcctatagtaagagagtttccagaagtttttcctgatgatctacccagaattcctcctgagagagaaatagatttcggcatagacatcattccagatactTGTCCTATCTCTTTttcgccatatagaatggcaccagtagagttgaaaaagttgaaagagcagttaaagGG
This region includes:
- the LOC125877606 gene encoding uncharacterized protein LOC125877606, which translates into the protein MVADMRSMMSLYVAGLSRQSSKEGKTTMLIGDIARFMIHLQQVEEDKLKDKKEFKEKRAKIVGDEFRKQKNDANQSSLPQKQKGPAPLSASALAPENKDGYNRNSYSFRARLAYPQGSMVPRGSKAPSYARCGRTHPGKCRQGQTSCFKCGQEGHFAKECPKSRQGSGNLGKRAQSSSVVPSDRMTPREATSSTDVVEAFPRDSVVEKNYAWL